AAGGGTTAATTCTATAAGTCGCAAATCTCTCTCATACTTTTCTTCTTCAGTTAGCACATGCAATGAATTAAATCTCATGTCTAAGTAGTAATGCTTACCCAGTTTACTATTACAATTAATTTCTAGCTCTTCTTGAACACCTTTTAGAAAGTCATAGTAATTCGATCTGTCCCCCTTACCATCACTTCCCAGTCCCTTAACTTGTTCATTAAAGCTCCTTGTTAGTGGTTCTTTTGTGTCAGCACCTATCTTTGCTTTTACTAATGCTAATGCTTCCTTTAAATAGGTTAAGTCATACTTAATAACCTCCAGTGAGGCATCTGGTGTGCCACTGTAAAATATTCCTTCATTATTTAAGTTGGATTTAAGTCTAGAAAGCTCTCTTTCTAAATCTCTATTTACACTCTTAAACGTGCTTATATGATTCTCATTTAAATCATTTCTTTTAAAGATATTAGGAAATATGCTCGCCCTATCATTAACACCCTTAGTTAAAAGTTCTAATGAGGTTGTAGCATTACTTAAGGCATCTTGTAATGATACTAATGATTCATCCCTGTAAAATAAAAAGTTATGACTCTCTATTCGCTTTTCTATTTCTTTATATATTTGTTCAAAAAGATATATATTAAGCAAAAAGCTTTGCGTATAACATGGGCTGTATGCTTTAAGCACATAATCATAATTGGAGTGTATGATTACCCTGCTCTTATGAATCTGTATTTCCTTATAAGATATCTTCCCATCTGTATTTACTTTTAAAGTATATGTTATATAAGTAGCATCAGGCCCCTCATCACGAACATTACTATAATCAAGATACATAAACCCAATAGGCAATTCTTTATTTACTTCCAAGTGTAAATCTTGTAGCTGATCTGCTGTTTTAACTAAAATGTATCCAACACCATTAAAACGATAACTAATAAGACACTGCAATAATGTTGCTTTTAGCTCTATTTTTAACGTTTCTAAAGCATCATTAACATTCAAAGCAGTAGTTACACTATTTAAAGTGATTCCATTCTTAAGGCAATCTTCTGCTACATTTGAAATGTAGTTTCTAAAAAATATTGAATATTTATATAAATCTCTTGAATTAATCTTAAAATTTAAGCTCATGGCTTATTTAACCTTTAACGATAGCAAGTATAATGCAATATTTAATTTTTGCTAATTATTTCTAACAAAAAATTAAATAATTTTTGTAAAAAAATGACGGAAAAAAATAATTGACAGAAAGTCAATTAAATAAGGGGCTAGTTAAATAAATTTACTTTACTAATAGTGATATTAATGCTAAAAATATTCCTATATTAAGGGTGATAAGAGTCCCAAACATCCAATTATGTAGTCTTAATGTACTCTTAAATTCCATTCTGTTAAATTCCATATCTTTTCTAACAAGAGAAATTTCATTGCTCACAGATGCAATGTCAGATTTTAATTCATTTCTAACAGTATCAATCTTTACATTTAGATTATTCTCAACATTATTGATTTTATTATCAAGTTCATTGAATTTAGTATCAATCTTGTTATCTAGTTCAGTAAATTTAGTATCAATCTTGTTATCTAGTTCAGTAAATTTAGTATCAATCTTGTTATCTAGTTCAGTAAATTTAGTATCAATCTTGTTATCAAGCTCAGTTTTGACTGCTTTAATCTCAGCTTGCAAGCTTGACTCTACCTTTTCAAGTTTTATATCAAAGTTTTCTTTTAAAAACTCAATATCTTTATGAGTAAGCTCATTACGATAATATCTGTAAGACAGATCAATAGCAATCTCTCTATTTATCCCAGCTTTGGTAAGTTCTGCTATAACCATTTGTTGTGTAATTACTGGTTGTGCAAGTCCCATAAAAATCTCCTTATTTAATTATTATATAATATTTTAAGTGTTATAGGAACCTTCTTTTAGTAAAATGTGCTTTAAGAGAACGTATACCCAAAGTCAATAACATATATGCTGCTGAGAGGCTATCTAATGAATCATCAGCACTCTTTCCATCTCCTTTGTACTTATAAATATCAGCAATAGCTGACTTGCTTGAATAGTCTAGAATA
The sequence above is a segment of the Borrelia hermsii DAH genome. Coding sequences within it:
- a CDS encoding anti-CBASS protein Acb1 family protein, whose protein sequence is MSLNFKINSRDLYKYSIFFRNYISNVAEDCLKNGITLNSVTTALNVNDALETLKIELKATLLQCLISYRFNGVGYILVKTADQLQDLHLEVNKELPIGFMYLDYSNVRDEGPDATYITYTLKVNTDGKISYKEIQIHKSRVIIHSNYDYVLKAYSPCYTQSFLLNIYLFEQIYKEIEKRIESHNFLFYRDESLVSLQDALSNATTSLELLTKGVNDRASIFPNIFKRNDLNENHISTFKSVNRDLERELSRLKSNLNNEGIFYSGTPDASLEVIKYDLTYLKEALALVKAKIGADTKEPLTRSFNEQVKGLGSDGKGDRSNYYDFLKGVQEELEINCNSKLGKHYYLDMRFNSLHVLTEEEKYERDLRLIELTLKYKELESSNTLSQRELDALRAKLFFYEG
- the bdr gene encoding Bdr family repetitive protein, with translation MGLAQPVITQQMVIAELTKAGINREIAIDLSYRYYRNELTHKDIEFLKENFDIKLEKVESSLQAEIKAVKTELDNKIDTKFTELDNKIDTKFTELDNKIDTKFTELDNKIDTKFNELDNKINNVENNLNVKIDTVRNELKSDIASVSNEISLVRKDMEFNRMEFKSTLRLHNWMFGTLITLNIGIFLALISLLVK